The Manis javanica isolate MJ-LG chromosome 6, MJ_LKY, whole genome shotgun sequence genome contains a region encoding:
- the REPIN1 gene encoding DNA-binding protein REPIN1 isoform X3, translating to MDAPRASARPAGEFSLTSGGYQSVGASRRYSRRSIPRNISRKSWKKPHLQLQSFQEEEPMLERRCRGALATGPARPRLSGPSQQSAPTLEKESSRLRSQGTSVAHSGSQSPGRAHRCAYCRRHFPGWVALWLHVRHCQARLPLACPECGRRFRHAPFLALHCQVHAAATPDLGFACHLCGQSFRGWVALVMHLRAHAAAKRPVACPECERRFWRRKQLRAHLRRCHPPAPEARPFICGNCGRSFSQWDQLVAHKRVHVAEALEEAAAKALGPRPRGRPAVTAPRPGGDAVDRPFQCACCGKRFRHKPNLIAHRRVHTGERPHQCPECGKRFTNKPYLTSHRRIHTGEKPYPCTECGRRFRHKPNLLSHSKIHKRSEGSVQGTPGSGSPQLPAGPQEPSSERTPQAPLKSAQEPAPAPLPEPPGEPAQDQAGAPPSLYSCEDCGRSFRLERFLRAHQRQHTGERPFACAECGKNFGKKTHLVAHSRVHSGERPFACEECGRRFSQGSHLAAHRRDHAPERPFVCPDCGKAFRHKPYLAAHRRIHTGEKPYVCPDCGKAFSQKSNLVSHRRIHTGERPYACPDCDRSFSQKSNLITHRKSHIRDGAFCCAICGQTFDDEEKLLAHQKKHDV from the exons ATGGACGCGCCACGCGCCTCAGCACGCCCCGCCGGAGAG TTTTCTCTGACATCTGGGGGCTACCAGAGTGTGGGCGCAAGCAGGCGCTACAGCCGCAGAAGTATCCCCAGGAACATCTCCAGGAAGAGCTGGAAAAAGCCTCATCTCCAGCTGCAAAGTTTCCAGG AGGAAGAACCCATGCTGGAACGCCGCTGCAGGGGCGCCCTGGCCACGGGCCCTGCCCGGCCCAGGCTCTCTGGGCCCTCCCAGCAGTCTGCTCCAACCCTGGAGAAGGAGTCCAGCAGGCTGAGGTCACAGGGCACCTCTGTGGCCCACTCGGGTAGCCAGTCCCCTGGTAGGGCCCATCGCTGTGCCTACTGTCGAAGGCACTTCCCAGGCTGGGTGGCCCTATGGCTTCATGTCCGACACTGCCAGGCCCGGCTGCCCCTGGCCTGTCCTGAATGTGGCCGTCGCTTCCGACATGCCCCTTTCCTGGCACTGCACTGCCAGGTCCATGCAGCTGCCACCCCAGACCTGGGCTTTGCCTGCCACCTCTGTGGGCAGAGCTTCCGAGGCTGGGTGGCCCTGGTTATGCATTTGCGGGCCCACGCAGCTGCAAAGCGGCCCGTGGCCTGTCCTGAATGTGAGAGACGCTTCTGGCGCCGAAAGCAGCTTCGGGCTCATTTGCGGCGGTGCCACCCCCCTGCTCCTGAGGCCCGGCCCTTCATATGTGGCAACTGTGGCCGCAGCTTTTCCCAGTGGGACCAACTAGTTGCTCACAAGCGGGTTCACGTAGCTGAAGCCCTGGAGGAGGCGGCAGCCAAAGCCCTTGGGCCTCGGCCCAGGGGCCGGCCCGCAGTGACGGCCCCGCGGCCAGGTGGAGACGCTGTAGACCGCCCCTTCCAGTGTGCCTGCTGTGGCAAGCGTTTCCGGCACAAGCCCAATTTGATCGCCCACCGCCGTGTGCATACGGGCGAGCGGCCCCACCAGTGCCCCGAGTGTGGGAAGCGCTTCACTAATAAGCCCTACCTGACCTCACACCGGCGCATCCACACCGGCGAGAAGCCCTACCCATGCACGGAGTGTGGACGCCGCTTCCGCCACAAACCCAACCTTCTGTCTCACAGCAAGATCCACAAGCGATCGGAAGGGTCTGTGCAGGGCACCCCTGGCTCGGGGAGCCCCCAGCTTCCTGCAGGCCCCCAGGAGCCCTCATCTGAACGCACCCCGCAGGCCCCACTGAAATCTGCCCAGGAGCCGGCCCCGGCGCCTCTGCCGGAGCCCCCGGGAGAGCCGGCACAGGACCAGGCGGGAGCGCCCCCCTCCCTCTACAGCTGTGAGGACTGTGGCCGCAGCTTCCGGCTGGAGCGCTTCCTGCGGGCCCACCAGCGGCAGCACACGGGCGAGCGGCCCTTCGCCTGCGCGGAGTGCGGGAAGAACTTCGGCAAGAAGACCCACCTGGTGGCCCACTCCCGCGTCCACTCGGGCGAGCGGCCCTTCGCCTGCGAGGAGTGCGGGCGCCGCTTCTCCCAGGGCAGCCACCTTGCCGCCCACCGGCGCGACCACGCCCCCGAGCGGCCCTTCGTCTGCCCGGACTGCGGCAAGGCTTTCCGCCACAAGCCCTACCTGGCAGCCCACCGGCGCATCCACACCGGCGAGAAGCCCTACGTGTGCCCGGACTGCGGCAAAGCCTTCAGCCAGAAGTCCAACCTGGTGTCCCATCGGCGCATCCACACGGGAGAGCGCCCCTACGCCTGCCCTGACTGCGACCGCAGCTTCAGCCAGAAGTCCAATCTCATCACCCACCGCAAGAGCCACATCCGTGACGGCGCCTTTTGCTGCGCCATCTGTGGCCAGACCTTTGACGACGAGGAGAAGCTCCTGGCCCATCAGAAGAAGCATGACGTCTGA
- the REPIN1 gene encoding DNA-binding protein REPIN1 isoform X4 — translation MGVGVSLLLQFSLTSGGYQSVGASRRYSRRSIPRNISRKSWKKPHLQLQSFQEEEPMLERRCRGALATGPARPRLSGPSQQSAPTLEKESSRLRSQGTSVAHSGSQSPGRAHRCAYCRRHFPGWVALWLHVRHCQARLPLACPECGRRFRHAPFLALHCQVHAAATPDLGFACHLCGQSFRGWVALVMHLRAHAAAKRPVACPECERRFWRRKQLRAHLRRCHPPAPEARPFICGNCGRSFSQWDQLVAHKRVHVAEALEEAAAKALGPRPRGRPAVTAPRPGGDAVDRPFQCACCGKRFRHKPNLIAHRRVHTGERPHQCPECGKRFTNKPYLTSHRRIHTGEKPYPCTECGRRFRHKPNLLSHSKIHKRSEGSVQGTPGSGSPQLPAGPQEPSSERTPQAPLKSAQEPAPAPLPEPPGEPAQDQAGAPPSLYSCEDCGRSFRLERFLRAHQRQHTGERPFACAECGKNFGKKTHLVAHSRVHSGERPFACEECGRRFSQGSHLAAHRRDHAPERPFVCPDCGKAFRHKPYLAAHRRIHTGEKPYVCPDCGKAFSQKSNLVSHRRIHTGERPYACPDCDRSFSQKSNLITHRKSHIRDGAFCCAICGQTFDDEEKLLAHQKKHDV, via the exons ATGGGGGTAGGGGTGTCTTTACTGCTGCAGTTTTCTCTGACATCTGGGGGCTACCAGAGTGTGGGCGCAAGCAGGCGCTACAGCCGCAGAAGTATCCCCAGGAACATCTCCAGGAAGAGCTGGAAAAAGCCTCATCTCCAGCTGCAAAGTTTCCAGG AGGAAGAACCCATGCTGGAACGCCGCTGCAGGGGCGCCCTGGCCACGGGCCCTGCCCGGCCCAGGCTCTCTGGGCCCTCCCAGCAGTCTGCTCCAACCCTGGAGAAGGAGTCCAGCAGGCTGAGGTCACAGGGCACCTCTGTGGCCCACTCGGGTAGCCAGTCCCCTGGTAGGGCCCATCGCTGTGCCTACTGTCGAAGGCACTTCCCAGGCTGGGTGGCCCTATGGCTTCATGTCCGACACTGCCAGGCCCGGCTGCCCCTGGCCTGTCCTGAATGTGGCCGTCGCTTCCGACATGCCCCTTTCCTGGCACTGCACTGCCAGGTCCATGCAGCTGCCACCCCAGACCTGGGCTTTGCCTGCCACCTCTGTGGGCAGAGCTTCCGAGGCTGGGTGGCCCTGGTTATGCATTTGCGGGCCCACGCAGCTGCAAAGCGGCCCGTGGCCTGTCCTGAATGTGAGAGACGCTTCTGGCGCCGAAAGCAGCTTCGGGCTCATTTGCGGCGGTGCCACCCCCCTGCTCCTGAGGCCCGGCCCTTCATATGTGGCAACTGTGGCCGCAGCTTTTCCCAGTGGGACCAACTAGTTGCTCACAAGCGGGTTCACGTAGCTGAAGCCCTGGAGGAGGCGGCAGCCAAAGCCCTTGGGCCTCGGCCCAGGGGCCGGCCCGCAGTGACGGCCCCGCGGCCAGGTGGAGACGCTGTAGACCGCCCCTTCCAGTGTGCCTGCTGTGGCAAGCGTTTCCGGCACAAGCCCAATTTGATCGCCCACCGCCGTGTGCATACGGGCGAGCGGCCCCACCAGTGCCCCGAGTGTGGGAAGCGCTTCACTAATAAGCCCTACCTGACCTCACACCGGCGCATCCACACCGGCGAGAAGCCCTACCCATGCACGGAGTGTGGACGCCGCTTCCGCCACAAACCCAACCTTCTGTCTCACAGCAAGATCCACAAGCGATCGGAAGGGTCTGTGCAGGGCACCCCTGGCTCGGGGAGCCCCCAGCTTCCTGCAGGCCCCCAGGAGCCCTCATCTGAACGCACCCCGCAGGCCCCACTGAAATCTGCCCAGGAGCCGGCCCCGGCGCCTCTGCCGGAGCCCCCGGGAGAGCCGGCACAGGACCAGGCGGGAGCGCCCCCCTCCCTCTACAGCTGTGAGGACTGTGGCCGCAGCTTCCGGCTGGAGCGCTTCCTGCGGGCCCACCAGCGGCAGCACACGGGCGAGCGGCCCTTCGCCTGCGCGGAGTGCGGGAAGAACTTCGGCAAGAAGACCCACCTGGTGGCCCACTCCCGCGTCCACTCGGGCGAGCGGCCCTTCGCCTGCGAGGAGTGCGGGCGCCGCTTCTCCCAGGGCAGCCACCTTGCCGCCCACCGGCGCGACCACGCCCCCGAGCGGCCCTTCGTCTGCCCGGACTGCGGCAAGGCTTTCCGCCACAAGCCCTACCTGGCAGCCCACCGGCGCATCCACACCGGCGAGAAGCCCTACGTGTGCCCGGACTGCGGCAAAGCCTTCAGCCAGAAGTCCAACCTGGTGTCCCATCGGCGCATCCACACGGGAGAGCGCCCCTACGCCTGCCCTGACTGCGACCGCAGCTTCAGCCAGAAGTCCAATCTCATCACCCACCGCAAGAGCCACATCCGTGACGGCGCCTTTTGCTGCGCCATCTGTGGCCAGACCTTTGACGACGAGGAGAAGCTCCTGGCCCATCAGAAGAAGCATGACGTCTGA
- the REPIN1 gene encoding DNA-binding protein REPIN1 isoform X1, with protein MDAPRASARPAGEFSLTSGGYQSVGASRRYSRRSIPRNISRKSWKKPHLQLQSFQAEEEPMLERRCRGALATGPARPRLSGPSQQSAPTLEKESSRLRSQGTSVAHSGSQSPGRAHRCAYCRRHFPGWVALWLHVRHCQARLPLACPECGRRFRHAPFLALHCQVHAAATPDLGFACHLCGQSFRGWVALVMHLRAHAAAKRPVACPECERRFWRRKQLRAHLRRCHPPAPEARPFICGNCGRSFSQWDQLVAHKRVHVAEALEEAAAKALGPRPRGRPAVTAPRPGGDAVDRPFQCACCGKRFRHKPNLIAHRRVHTGERPHQCPECGKRFTNKPYLTSHRRIHTGEKPYPCTECGRRFRHKPNLLSHSKIHKRSEGSVQGTPGSGSPQLPAGPQEPSSERTPQAPLKSAQEPAPAPLPEPPGEPAQDQAGAPPSLYSCEDCGRSFRLERFLRAHQRQHTGERPFACAECGKNFGKKTHLVAHSRVHSGERPFACEECGRRFSQGSHLAAHRRDHAPERPFVCPDCGKAFRHKPYLAAHRRIHTGEKPYVCPDCGKAFSQKSNLVSHRRIHTGERPYACPDCDRSFSQKSNLITHRKSHIRDGAFCCAICGQTFDDEEKLLAHQKKHDV; from the exons ATGGACGCGCCACGCGCCTCAGCACGCCCCGCCGGAGAG TTTTCTCTGACATCTGGGGGCTACCAGAGTGTGGGCGCAAGCAGGCGCTACAGCCGCAGAAGTATCCCCAGGAACATCTCCAGGAAGAGCTGGAAAAAGCCTCATCTCCAGCTGCAAAGTTTCCAGG CAGAGGAAGAACCCATGCTGGAACGCCGCTGCAGGGGCGCCCTGGCCACGGGCCCTGCCCGGCCCAGGCTCTCTGGGCCCTCCCAGCAGTCTGCTCCAACCCTGGAGAAGGAGTCCAGCAGGCTGAGGTCACAGGGCACCTCTGTGGCCCACTCGGGTAGCCAGTCCCCTGGTAGGGCCCATCGCTGTGCCTACTGTCGAAGGCACTTCCCAGGCTGGGTGGCCCTATGGCTTCATGTCCGACACTGCCAGGCCCGGCTGCCCCTGGCCTGTCCTGAATGTGGCCGTCGCTTCCGACATGCCCCTTTCCTGGCACTGCACTGCCAGGTCCATGCAGCTGCCACCCCAGACCTGGGCTTTGCCTGCCACCTCTGTGGGCAGAGCTTCCGAGGCTGGGTGGCCCTGGTTATGCATTTGCGGGCCCACGCAGCTGCAAAGCGGCCCGTGGCCTGTCCTGAATGTGAGAGACGCTTCTGGCGCCGAAAGCAGCTTCGGGCTCATTTGCGGCGGTGCCACCCCCCTGCTCCTGAGGCCCGGCCCTTCATATGTGGCAACTGTGGCCGCAGCTTTTCCCAGTGGGACCAACTAGTTGCTCACAAGCGGGTTCACGTAGCTGAAGCCCTGGAGGAGGCGGCAGCCAAAGCCCTTGGGCCTCGGCCCAGGGGCCGGCCCGCAGTGACGGCCCCGCGGCCAGGTGGAGACGCTGTAGACCGCCCCTTCCAGTGTGCCTGCTGTGGCAAGCGTTTCCGGCACAAGCCCAATTTGATCGCCCACCGCCGTGTGCATACGGGCGAGCGGCCCCACCAGTGCCCCGAGTGTGGGAAGCGCTTCACTAATAAGCCCTACCTGACCTCACACCGGCGCATCCACACCGGCGAGAAGCCCTACCCATGCACGGAGTGTGGACGCCGCTTCCGCCACAAACCCAACCTTCTGTCTCACAGCAAGATCCACAAGCGATCGGAAGGGTCTGTGCAGGGCACCCCTGGCTCGGGGAGCCCCCAGCTTCCTGCAGGCCCCCAGGAGCCCTCATCTGAACGCACCCCGCAGGCCCCACTGAAATCTGCCCAGGAGCCGGCCCCGGCGCCTCTGCCGGAGCCCCCGGGAGAGCCGGCACAGGACCAGGCGGGAGCGCCCCCCTCCCTCTACAGCTGTGAGGACTGTGGCCGCAGCTTCCGGCTGGAGCGCTTCCTGCGGGCCCACCAGCGGCAGCACACGGGCGAGCGGCCCTTCGCCTGCGCGGAGTGCGGGAAGAACTTCGGCAAGAAGACCCACCTGGTGGCCCACTCCCGCGTCCACTCGGGCGAGCGGCCCTTCGCCTGCGAGGAGTGCGGGCGCCGCTTCTCCCAGGGCAGCCACCTTGCCGCCCACCGGCGCGACCACGCCCCCGAGCGGCCCTTCGTCTGCCCGGACTGCGGCAAGGCTTTCCGCCACAAGCCCTACCTGGCAGCCCACCGGCGCATCCACACCGGCGAGAAGCCCTACGTGTGCCCGGACTGCGGCAAAGCCTTCAGCCAGAAGTCCAACCTGGTGTCCCATCGGCGCATCCACACGGGAGAGCGCCCCTACGCCTGCCCTGACTGCGACCGCAGCTTCAGCCAGAAGTCCAATCTCATCACCCACCGCAAGAGCCACATCCGTGACGGCGCCTTTTGCTGCGCCATCTGTGGCCAGACCTTTGACGACGAGGAGAAGCTCCTGGCCCATCAGAAGAAGCATGACGTCTGA
- the REPIN1 gene encoding DNA-binding protein REPIN1 isoform X2 → MGVGVSLLLQFSLTSGGYQSVGASRRYSRRSIPRNISRKSWKKPHLQLQSFQAEEEPMLERRCRGALATGPARPRLSGPSQQSAPTLEKESSRLRSQGTSVAHSGSQSPGRAHRCAYCRRHFPGWVALWLHVRHCQARLPLACPECGRRFRHAPFLALHCQVHAAATPDLGFACHLCGQSFRGWVALVMHLRAHAAAKRPVACPECERRFWRRKQLRAHLRRCHPPAPEARPFICGNCGRSFSQWDQLVAHKRVHVAEALEEAAAKALGPRPRGRPAVTAPRPGGDAVDRPFQCACCGKRFRHKPNLIAHRRVHTGERPHQCPECGKRFTNKPYLTSHRRIHTGEKPYPCTECGRRFRHKPNLLSHSKIHKRSEGSVQGTPGSGSPQLPAGPQEPSSERTPQAPLKSAQEPAPAPLPEPPGEPAQDQAGAPPSLYSCEDCGRSFRLERFLRAHQRQHTGERPFACAECGKNFGKKTHLVAHSRVHSGERPFACEECGRRFSQGSHLAAHRRDHAPERPFVCPDCGKAFRHKPYLAAHRRIHTGEKPYVCPDCGKAFSQKSNLVSHRRIHTGERPYACPDCDRSFSQKSNLITHRKSHIRDGAFCCAICGQTFDDEEKLLAHQKKHDV, encoded by the exons ATGGGGGTAGGGGTGTCTTTACTGCTGCAGTTTTCTCTGACATCTGGGGGCTACCAGAGTGTGGGCGCAAGCAGGCGCTACAGCCGCAGAAGTATCCCCAGGAACATCTCCAGGAAGAGCTGGAAAAAGCCTCATCTCCAGCTGCAAAGTTTCCAGG CAGAGGAAGAACCCATGCTGGAACGCCGCTGCAGGGGCGCCCTGGCCACGGGCCCTGCCCGGCCCAGGCTCTCTGGGCCCTCCCAGCAGTCTGCTCCAACCCTGGAGAAGGAGTCCAGCAGGCTGAGGTCACAGGGCACCTCTGTGGCCCACTCGGGTAGCCAGTCCCCTGGTAGGGCCCATCGCTGTGCCTACTGTCGAAGGCACTTCCCAGGCTGGGTGGCCCTATGGCTTCATGTCCGACACTGCCAGGCCCGGCTGCCCCTGGCCTGTCCTGAATGTGGCCGTCGCTTCCGACATGCCCCTTTCCTGGCACTGCACTGCCAGGTCCATGCAGCTGCCACCCCAGACCTGGGCTTTGCCTGCCACCTCTGTGGGCAGAGCTTCCGAGGCTGGGTGGCCCTGGTTATGCATTTGCGGGCCCACGCAGCTGCAAAGCGGCCCGTGGCCTGTCCTGAATGTGAGAGACGCTTCTGGCGCCGAAAGCAGCTTCGGGCTCATTTGCGGCGGTGCCACCCCCCTGCTCCTGAGGCCCGGCCCTTCATATGTGGCAACTGTGGCCGCAGCTTTTCCCAGTGGGACCAACTAGTTGCTCACAAGCGGGTTCACGTAGCTGAAGCCCTGGAGGAGGCGGCAGCCAAAGCCCTTGGGCCTCGGCCCAGGGGCCGGCCCGCAGTGACGGCCCCGCGGCCAGGTGGAGACGCTGTAGACCGCCCCTTCCAGTGTGCCTGCTGTGGCAAGCGTTTCCGGCACAAGCCCAATTTGATCGCCCACCGCCGTGTGCATACGGGCGAGCGGCCCCACCAGTGCCCCGAGTGTGGGAAGCGCTTCACTAATAAGCCCTACCTGACCTCACACCGGCGCATCCACACCGGCGAGAAGCCCTACCCATGCACGGAGTGTGGACGCCGCTTCCGCCACAAACCCAACCTTCTGTCTCACAGCAAGATCCACAAGCGATCGGAAGGGTCTGTGCAGGGCACCCCTGGCTCGGGGAGCCCCCAGCTTCCTGCAGGCCCCCAGGAGCCCTCATCTGAACGCACCCCGCAGGCCCCACTGAAATCTGCCCAGGAGCCGGCCCCGGCGCCTCTGCCGGAGCCCCCGGGAGAGCCGGCACAGGACCAGGCGGGAGCGCCCCCCTCCCTCTACAGCTGTGAGGACTGTGGCCGCAGCTTCCGGCTGGAGCGCTTCCTGCGGGCCCACCAGCGGCAGCACACGGGCGAGCGGCCCTTCGCCTGCGCGGAGTGCGGGAAGAACTTCGGCAAGAAGACCCACCTGGTGGCCCACTCCCGCGTCCACTCGGGCGAGCGGCCCTTCGCCTGCGAGGAGTGCGGGCGCCGCTTCTCCCAGGGCAGCCACCTTGCCGCCCACCGGCGCGACCACGCCCCCGAGCGGCCCTTCGTCTGCCCGGACTGCGGCAAGGCTTTCCGCCACAAGCCCTACCTGGCAGCCCACCGGCGCATCCACACCGGCGAGAAGCCCTACGTGTGCCCGGACTGCGGCAAAGCCTTCAGCCAGAAGTCCAACCTGGTGTCCCATCGGCGCATCCACACGGGAGAGCGCCCCTACGCCTGCCCTGACTGCGACCGCAGCTTCAGCCAGAAGTCCAATCTCATCACCCACCGCAAGAGCCACATCCGTGACGGCGCCTTTTGCTGCGCCATCTGTGGCCAGACCTTTGACGACGAGGAGAAGCTCCTGGCCCATCAGAAGAAGCATGACGTCTGA
- the REPIN1 gene encoding DNA-binding protein REPIN1 isoform X5 yields the protein MLERRCRGALATGPARPRLSGPSQQSAPTLEKESSRLRSQGTSVAHSGSQSPGRAHRCAYCRRHFPGWVALWLHVRHCQARLPLACPECGRRFRHAPFLALHCQVHAAATPDLGFACHLCGQSFRGWVALVMHLRAHAAAKRPVACPECERRFWRRKQLRAHLRRCHPPAPEARPFICGNCGRSFSQWDQLVAHKRVHVAEALEEAAAKALGPRPRGRPAVTAPRPGGDAVDRPFQCACCGKRFRHKPNLIAHRRVHTGERPHQCPECGKRFTNKPYLTSHRRIHTGEKPYPCTECGRRFRHKPNLLSHSKIHKRSEGSVQGTPGSGSPQLPAGPQEPSSERTPQAPLKSAQEPAPAPLPEPPGEPAQDQAGAPPSLYSCEDCGRSFRLERFLRAHQRQHTGERPFACAECGKNFGKKTHLVAHSRVHSGERPFACEECGRRFSQGSHLAAHRRDHAPERPFVCPDCGKAFRHKPYLAAHRRIHTGEKPYVCPDCGKAFSQKSNLVSHRRIHTGERPYACPDCDRSFSQKSNLITHRKSHIRDGAFCCAICGQTFDDEEKLLAHQKKHDV from the coding sequence ATGCTGGAACGCCGCTGCAGGGGCGCCCTGGCCACGGGCCCTGCCCGGCCCAGGCTCTCTGGGCCCTCCCAGCAGTCTGCTCCAACCCTGGAGAAGGAGTCCAGCAGGCTGAGGTCACAGGGCACCTCTGTGGCCCACTCGGGTAGCCAGTCCCCTGGTAGGGCCCATCGCTGTGCCTACTGTCGAAGGCACTTCCCAGGCTGGGTGGCCCTATGGCTTCATGTCCGACACTGCCAGGCCCGGCTGCCCCTGGCCTGTCCTGAATGTGGCCGTCGCTTCCGACATGCCCCTTTCCTGGCACTGCACTGCCAGGTCCATGCAGCTGCCACCCCAGACCTGGGCTTTGCCTGCCACCTCTGTGGGCAGAGCTTCCGAGGCTGGGTGGCCCTGGTTATGCATTTGCGGGCCCACGCAGCTGCAAAGCGGCCCGTGGCCTGTCCTGAATGTGAGAGACGCTTCTGGCGCCGAAAGCAGCTTCGGGCTCATTTGCGGCGGTGCCACCCCCCTGCTCCTGAGGCCCGGCCCTTCATATGTGGCAACTGTGGCCGCAGCTTTTCCCAGTGGGACCAACTAGTTGCTCACAAGCGGGTTCACGTAGCTGAAGCCCTGGAGGAGGCGGCAGCCAAAGCCCTTGGGCCTCGGCCCAGGGGCCGGCCCGCAGTGACGGCCCCGCGGCCAGGTGGAGACGCTGTAGACCGCCCCTTCCAGTGTGCCTGCTGTGGCAAGCGTTTCCGGCACAAGCCCAATTTGATCGCCCACCGCCGTGTGCATACGGGCGAGCGGCCCCACCAGTGCCCCGAGTGTGGGAAGCGCTTCACTAATAAGCCCTACCTGACCTCACACCGGCGCATCCACACCGGCGAGAAGCCCTACCCATGCACGGAGTGTGGACGCCGCTTCCGCCACAAACCCAACCTTCTGTCTCACAGCAAGATCCACAAGCGATCGGAAGGGTCTGTGCAGGGCACCCCTGGCTCGGGGAGCCCCCAGCTTCCTGCAGGCCCCCAGGAGCCCTCATCTGAACGCACCCCGCAGGCCCCACTGAAATCTGCCCAGGAGCCGGCCCCGGCGCCTCTGCCGGAGCCCCCGGGAGAGCCGGCACAGGACCAGGCGGGAGCGCCCCCCTCCCTCTACAGCTGTGAGGACTGTGGCCGCAGCTTCCGGCTGGAGCGCTTCCTGCGGGCCCACCAGCGGCAGCACACGGGCGAGCGGCCCTTCGCCTGCGCGGAGTGCGGGAAGAACTTCGGCAAGAAGACCCACCTGGTGGCCCACTCCCGCGTCCACTCGGGCGAGCGGCCCTTCGCCTGCGAGGAGTGCGGGCGCCGCTTCTCCCAGGGCAGCCACCTTGCCGCCCACCGGCGCGACCACGCCCCCGAGCGGCCCTTCGTCTGCCCGGACTGCGGCAAGGCTTTCCGCCACAAGCCCTACCTGGCAGCCCACCGGCGCATCCACACCGGCGAGAAGCCCTACGTGTGCCCGGACTGCGGCAAAGCCTTCAGCCAGAAGTCCAACCTGGTGTCCCATCGGCGCATCCACACGGGAGAGCGCCCCTACGCCTGCCCTGACTGCGACCGCAGCTTCAGCCAGAAGTCCAATCTCATCACCCACCGCAAGAGCCACATCCGTGACGGCGCCTTTTGCTGCGCCATCTGTGGCCAGACCTTTGACGACGAGGAGAAGCTCCTGGCCCATCAGAAGAAGCATGACGTCTGA